One segment of Rhodothermus profundi DNA contains the following:
- a CDS encoding Gfo/Idh/MocA family protein — protein MASAGAAFMVVPRHVLGRGFVPPSDRLNIACIGVGGRGAWNVRGVASETLVAFCDVDDERAADTYRAFPDVPRYKDFRVMLEREEKRIDAVVISTPDHTHAPAAMMAIQMGKHVYCEKPLTRTIYEARRLAEAAREKGVVTQMGNQGHAGEGTRQIREWIEAGAIGTVREIHCWTNRPIWPQAIKRPLEAYHVPLTLDWDLWLGPAPERPYHPAYLPFKWRGWWDFGTGALGDMGCHIMDAAFWTFDLRDPVRVTAETTPVFPETAPLVSRVIYEFEARDSRPALRLIWRDGSLAPPRPPQWEKDRPWPPMANGQMFVGDEGVLIAETYGENPRLIPERRHQEWLADAPEPRYPRSPGVYQEWIQACKEGGQAGSNFPDYAGPLTEMVLLGNLAVRLGGTIEWDAAAMRVTNIEVPEEYIRPTYRPGWPL, from the coding sequence GTGGCTTCAGCAGGAGCTGCCTTCATGGTGGTGCCCCGGCACGTACTAGGCCGTGGATTCGTCCCGCCCAGCGACAGGTTGAACATCGCCTGCATTGGGGTAGGAGGACGCGGCGCCTGGAACGTACGGGGCGTGGCCAGCGAAACCCTGGTGGCGTTCTGCGATGTGGACGATGAACGCGCTGCGGACACCTATCGCGCTTTTCCAGACGTCCCGCGCTACAAAGACTTTCGGGTCATGCTGGAGCGGGAAGAAAAACGCATCGATGCCGTGGTCATTTCCACGCCTGACCACACGCACGCTCCGGCAGCCATGATGGCAATTCAGATGGGCAAGCACGTCTACTGTGAAAAACCGCTTACGCGCACCATTTATGAGGCGCGACGCCTGGCCGAGGCGGCCCGCGAGAAGGGCGTGGTCACGCAAATGGGCAACCAGGGACATGCTGGCGAAGGCACGCGCCAGATTCGCGAATGGATCGAAGCCGGAGCCATTGGCACGGTGCGAGAAATTCATTGCTGGACGAACCGGCCGATCTGGCCGCAGGCGATCAAGCGACCGCTAGAAGCCTACCATGTGCCGCTTACATTGGACTGGGATCTATGGCTGGGACCAGCTCCAGAGCGTCCCTACCATCCGGCTTACCTGCCGTTCAAATGGCGGGGCTGGTGGGACTTCGGTACCGGTGCGCTGGGCGACATGGGCTGTCACATCATGGACGCAGCGTTCTGGACCTTCGACCTGCGCGACCCCGTGCGCGTAACGGCCGAGACGACCCCTGTCTTCCCGGAGACGGCGCCCCTGGTTTCACGCGTGATTTATGAGTTTGAGGCCCGCGACAGCCGACCCGCGCTGCGCCTGATCTGGCGCGATGGAAGCCTGGCACCGCCGCGTCCGCCCCAGTGGGAGAAAGATCGACCCTGGCCACCCATGGCCAACGGGCAAATGTTTGTGGGCGACGAAGGCGTGCTCATTGCGGAGACCTATGGGGAAAATCCACGATTGATTCCAGAACGCCGTCACCAGGAGTGGCTGGCCGATGCCCCTGAGCCGCGCTATCCGCGCTCACCCGGGGTCTATCAAGAGTGGATTCAGGCATGCAAAGAAGGGGGACAGGCTGGATCGAACTTTCCCGACTACGCCGGACCGCTCACGGAAATGGTGCTGCTGGGGAATCTGGCCGTGCGGCTGGGCGGCACCATCGAATGGGATGCGGCGGCGATGCGCGTGACCAACATTGAGGTCCCAGAAGAATACATCCGCCCGACCTATCGCCCGGGCTGGCCATTGTAA
- a CDS encoding MFS transporter, which produces MKRFLGARLSAMMFLEFFIWGAWYTSVAVYMAAEGMGTLTHWPYTVNPIAAIAAPFFLGLVADRYFATEKVLGVLHLLGGLVMLLVPQFSGAPVIFILLLLLYNLCYMPTLGLANSLAFHHIQSQEKQFPLIRVFGTIGWIVAGLFVSFVLKGFVAEGRLPEQTPLPIYTAAVASILLGVYSFTLPHTPPPAAGQRVSIRSIVGLDALQQLGSKPFYVFLVSSFLICIPLAAYYNFTQLFLEATGFQNIAGTQTLGQMSEVVFMLLMPLFFARLGVKWMLLVGMGAWVLRYVLFALAAPEAIFWMIILGILLHGICYDFFFVTGQIYVDKKSTPEIRGQAQGMLVLVTYGLGMLIGAQVAGNLYNSFLNGAQALTLEAWQQFWLIPAVFAAVVMVLFGLLFNDRVEQAPAPASAPATVEK; this is translated from the coding sequence ATGAAACGGTTTCTCGGTGCGCGGCTCAGCGCTATGATGTTTCTGGAATTTTTTATTTGGGGGGCCTGGTACACATCTGTGGCTGTCTATATGGCCGCTGAAGGGATGGGCACGCTTACGCACTGGCCCTACACCGTGAATCCCATTGCAGCGATTGCAGCGCCGTTTTTTCTGGGCCTGGTAGCGGACCGCTACTTTGCTACCGAGAAGGTGCTGGGCGTGCTGCACTTACTGGGCGGCCTTGTGATGCTACTGGTGCCGCAGTTTAGTGGAGCTCCGGTTATCTTTATTCTACTGCTCTTGCTTTACAACCTGTGCTATATGCCCACGCTGGGATTGGCCAACTCGTTGGCGTTTCACCACATTCAGAGTCAGGAGAAGCAGTTTCCGCTGATCCGTGTATTTGGCACAATTGGCTGGATTGTGGCCGGATTGTTCGTAAGCTTCGTGCTCAAAGGGTTTGTAGCAGAAGGACGGCTGCCCGAGCAGACACCGCTCCCCATTTACACGGCCGCTGTAGCCAGCATCCTGCTGGGCGTGTATAGCTTCACGCTGCCGCATACGCCTCCGCCGGCTGCCGGGCAGCGCGTGTCCATTCGGAGCATTGTAGGATTGGATGCTCTGCAGCAACTGGGGAGCAAGCCGTTTTACGTGTTTTTGGTCAGCTCCTTTTTGATCTGCATTCCGCTGGCCGCCTATTACAACTTTACGCAGCTTTTCCTGGAAGCAACGGGCTTTCAGAACATTGCCGGCACGCAGACGCTCGGGCAGATGTCTGAGGTTGTCTTTATGCTGCTGATGCCGCTGTTTTTTGCGCGGCTGGGCGTCAAGTGGATGCTGCTGGTGGGAATGGGCGCCTGGGTGCTGCGCTACGTCCTGTTTGCGCTGGCTGCACCGGAGGCTATCTTCTGGATGATCATTCTGGGCATTCTGCTGCATGGCATCTGCTACGACTTCTTCTTTGTGACGGGCCAGATTTACGTCGATAAAAAATCAACGCCGGAAATTCGCGGGCAGGCGCAGGGAATGCTCGTGCTGGTAACCTATGGGCTGGGTATGCTGATCGGGGCCCAGGTAGCCGGAAACCTGTACAACAGCTTCCTGAATGGCGCGCAGGCACTGACGCTGGAGGCCTGGCAACAGTTCTGGCTCATTCCAGCCGTGTTTGCAGCGGTGGTGATGGTGCTGTTCGGTCTGCTGTTCAACGACCGGGTGGAACAGGCGCCGGCTCCGGCAAGCGCTCCGGCCACGGTGGAAAAATGA
- a CDS encoding gluconate 2-dehydrogenase subunit 3 family protein yields MDRREALRQLALLTGGALSLSTVAGVLGGCRAGSAPGTYRLQTLSTAQHELVATIAERILPETDTPGARAAGVPEFIDRMLTDWMYAAEREHFLRELARVDALAQERFGQPFVQASEEQQVQLLRELEEEARHAEPQRVVIDRSTGQIVDGPDTSAEDMARGRPPRTLTVELRPFFRIMKELTIVGYYTSEVGATQELQLNLVPGRYDACVPYEQIGRAWA; encoded by the coding sequence ATGGATCGACGTGAAGCGTTAAGACAGTTGGCTCTCCTGACCGGTGGGGCGCTGTCGCTTTCGACCGTAGCAGGCGTGCTGGGAGGCTGCCGGGCCGGTTCGGCGCCAGGCACCTATCGCCTCCAGACGCTTTCGACTGCTCAGCACGAGCTGGTAGCTACCATTGCGGAGCGAATTCTTCCCGAAACTGATACGCCCGGCGCCCGGGCAGCAGGCGTGCCGGAATTCATCGACCGCATGCTCACCGACTGGATGTATGCGGCCGAGCGCGAGCACTTCCTGCGCGAACTGGCGCGGGTGGATGCACTGGCGCAAGAACGGTTCGGGCAGCCGTTTGTGCAGGCCTCAGAGGAACAGCAGGTGCAACTGCTACGCGAACTGGAAGAGGAGGCTAGGCATGCGGAACCGCAGCGCGTGGTCATCGACCGGTCAACCGGACAGATTGTGGACGGCCCCGACACGTCAGCAGAAGACATGGCGCGGGGGCGTCCACCGCGCACGCTGACCGTGGAGCTGCGGCCATTTTTCCGGATAATGAAGGAATTAACCATTGTAGGCTACTACACGTCCGAGGTAGGGGCTACGCAGGAGTTGCAATTGAACCTGGTGCCGGGACGCTACGACGCCTGCGTGCCTTACGAACAGATCGGCCGCGCCTGGGCGTGA
- a CDS encoding Gfo/Idh/MocA family protein, which translates to MERLGIGFIGSGFITRFHIQSWQAVRDADIRGIWSPNRSHAEAAAALARELRVGDARVFDSIEAMVADPSIDAIWICGPNHTRLENLEAIVDVLERGRGELVGVACEKPLARNVAEAQRMVALVERAGLLHGYLEDQLFTPAIRRGREIIWKRGAALTGRPYLARAAEEHSGPHAPWFWSGRLQGGGVLNDMMCHSVEVARFLLTEPGKPRQSIRPVKVTAQIASLKWSRPEYAAWLREHMDPNLDYEHHPTEDFARATIEFVDEAGRSLIAETTTSWSYVGPGLRLTAELLGPEYSLQVNSLDTGARLFFSRRVQGEAGEDLVEKQNAEQGWMPLVGNEAAEYGYEWENRYFVRCFLERRQPEEDFYAGLEVVELLMTAYMSAEQERTLPWKPEGLETFVPAVAQGTWQPIRR; encoded by the coding sequence ATGGAACGTCTGGGCATTGGCTTTATCGGAAGCGGTTTTATTACACGCTTTCACATTCAGTCGTGGCAGGCAGTTCGCGATGCGGATATTCGAGGCATCTGGAGTCCCAACCGTTCGCATGCCGAAGCGGCGGCTGCGCTGGCCCGTGAGCTGCGCGTTGGGGATGCCCGCGTGTTTGACTCCATTGAGGCGATGGTAGCTGATCCGTCCATTGATGCTATCTGGATCTGTGGTCCCAATCATACCCGTCTTGAAAATTTAGAAGCTATTGTCGATGTGCTGGAACGAGGCCGCGGTGAACTGGTCGGTGTAGCCTGCGAAAAACCGCTGGCCCGCAACGTGGCCGAAGCGCAGCGCATGGTTGCGCTGGTAGAGCGAGCTGGCCTGCTGCATGGCTATCTGGAAGACCAGCTTTTCACTCCGGCGATTCGACGGGGTCGCGAGATTATCTGGAAACGCGGAGCGGCATTGACCGGGCGTCCCTATCTGGCCCGGGCTGCCGAAGAGCACAGTGGCCCGCATGCCCCGTGGTTCTGGTCCGGCCGCCTGCAGGGCGGAGGCGTGCTTAACGACATGATGTGCCACAGCGTCGAAGTTGCTCGTTTTTTGCTGACCGAGCCGGGGAAACCCCGCCAGAGTATTCGTCCGGTCAAAGTCACGGCCCAGATCGCCAGCCTGAAGTGGTCGCGTCCGGAATATGCCGCCTGGCTCAGAGAGCACATGGATCCGAACCTAGATTACGAGCACCATCCAACCGAAGACTTTGCGCGGGCCACCATTGAGTTTGTAGACGAAGCAGGCCGCTCGCTTATTGCCGAAACAACCACCTCCTGGAGCTACGTGGGTCCTGGCCTGCGTTTGACCGCCGAATTACTGGGCCCGGAATACTCATTGCAGGTTAACTCCCTGGACACAGGTGCCCGGCTATTTTTCAGCCGGCGCGTGCAGGGGGAAGCCGGAGAAGATCTGGTCGAAAAGCAAAATGCCGAGCAGGGCTGGATGCCGCTGGTAGGCAACGAGGCCGCTGAGTACGGTTATGAATGGGAAAATCGCTACTTTGTGCGCTGCTTCCTGGAAAGGCGTCAGCCGGAAGAAGACTTTTATGCTGGTCTGGAAGTCGTTGAGTTGCTTATGACAGCCTACATGAGCGCCGAGCAGGAACGCACGCTCCCCTGGAAACCGGAGGGTCTGGAAACCTTCGTGCCTGCCGTCGCGCAGGGCACCTGGCAACCTATCCGGCGATAA
- a CDS encoding CRTAC1 family protein: MRKRIGYGLLALLAIGCEQARPVQPADETTASMTAVQIAFTDVTETAGLHIFRHETGAFGQKWFPESMGSGCGFVDYNGDGWLDIVLVGGGVWPGHSDKDWVRPLWLFRNNGDGTFTDVTDEAGLGQLTAYGIGITAADYDNDGDEDLYLTTLWKNILLRNNGDGTFTDVTDEAGVAGDSVWSSSALFFDADRDGDLDLFVGNYVYWTPETDLWCSLDEKTKGYCTPEAYTGIPPYFFRNNGDGTFTDESEKAGFVPAPGKTLGVAETDYNRDGCPDLYVANDTQPDQLYRNNCDGTFTDIGLTSGVAYDENGKARAGMGLDAGVVDTTGQVSLFVGNFSKEMIGVYRYIGNDLFIDRAAVSKVGRQSLQTLTFGLFLFDVDLDGDLDLFAANGHVQDEIERVQDGITYAQPPHLFLNDGNGFFTDIAPVIGGVLAQPLVARGAAYGDFNRDGLVDILVVENHGPAHLWRNDTKGAGHYLRVQLVGTKSHPQGISSQVVVWVAGRPLEQRVRTGGSYLAVSEKTLTFGLGAAARVEAVEVTWASGLRERFGPFAADQEVRLVEGTGQPVETLAQAAYEARQK; encoded by the coding sequence ATGCGTAAACGAATTGGCTACGGCCTGCTGGCGCTGCTGGCAATCGGCTGTGAGCAGGCCAGGCCGGTGCAGCCGGCCGATGAAACAACCGCCTCCATGACGGCGGTGCAGATCGCCTTTACCGATGTAACGGAAACGGCCGGATTGCACATCTTTCGGCATGAAACCGGTGCCTTCGGGCAGAAATGGTTCCCTGAATCTATGGGCTCGGGGTGCGGCTTTGTGGATTACAATGGCGATGGCTGGCTCGACATTGTGCTGGTAGGGGGCGGCGTCTGGCCCGGCCATAGCGACAAAGACTGGGTGCGGCCCCTCTGGCTCTTTCGCAACAATGGCGATGGTACCTTCACGGACGTAACCGACGAGGCCGGACTCGGCCAGCTCACTGCCTATGGCATTGGCATTACTGCTGCCGACTACGACAACGACGGCGACGAAGACCTGTACCTTACCACGCTCTGGAAAAATATCCTGCTCCGCAACAATGGCGACGGCACCTTCACCGACGTAACCGACGAGGCCGGGGTAGCAGGCGACTCGGTCTGGAGCAGCTCGGCGCTCTTTTTCGATGCCGACCGCGATGGTGATCTAGACCTGTTCGTGGGAAACTATGTCTACTGGACTCCGGAAACCGACCTCTGGTGCTCGCTTGATGAGAAAACCAAAGGCTACTGCACCCCCGAAGCCTACACCGGAATTCCTCCCTATTTTTTCCGCAACAATGGCGACGGCACCTTCACCGACGAAAGCGAAAAAGCCGGATTTGTGCCGGCACCTGGCAAAACGCTCGGGGTTGCTGAAACCGACTACAACCGCGACGGATGCCCGGATCTCTATGTAGCCAACGATACGCAGCCGGATCAACTCTACCGCAACAATTGCGACGGGACCTTCACCGACATCGGGCTGACCAGTGGGGTAGCTTATGATGAAAACGGAAAAGCACGTGCCGGTATGGGGCTCGACGCAGGCGTGGTCGACACAACCGGACAGGTCAGTCTGTTTGTAGGGAACTTTTCTAAAGAAATGATTGGCGTTTATCGCTACATCGGTAACGATCTGTTTATTGACCGGGCTGCTGTCTCTAAGGTGGGCCGTCAGAGCCTGCAAACGCTCACGTTTGGACTCTTCCTGTTTGATGTCGACCTGGACGGCGATCTGGACCTGTTTGCGGCAAACGGACACGTGCAGGATGAAATTGAACGCGTGCAGGATGGCATTACCTACGCCCAGCCCCCGCACCTCTTTTTAAATGATGGCAATGGCTTTTTTACGGACATTGCACCCGTGATAGGCGGTGTGCTGGCGCAGCCTCTTGTTGCCCGCGGCGCTGCCTATGGCGACTTCAACCGGGATGGACTGGTAGACATTCTGGTGGTTGAGAACCATGGACCGGCGCATCTGTGGCGCAACGATACAAAAGGCGCCGGGCATTATCTGCGCGTGCAGCTTGTCGGCACAAAAAGCCATCCACAGGGCATCAGCAGTCAGGTCGTGGTGTGGGTAGCAGGGCGACCCCTGGAGCAACGGGTCCGTACCGGCGGTAGCTACCTGGCCGTTTCGGAAAAGACATTGACATTCGGTCTGGGAGCCGCTGCGCGCGTGGAGGCTGTGGAGGTAACATGGGCCAGTGGGTTGCGTGAGCGCTTTGGTCCCTTTGCAGCCGACCAGGAGGTCCGCCTGGTGGAAGGGACGGGACAGCCCGTGGAAACACTGGCGCAGGCTGCGTACGAAGCCAGGCAAAAATGA
- a CDS encoding tetratricopeptide repeat protein, which produces MRKHNRIGWGGGLIVLLLTAGACRPVPSAYLPLQPRAQALLNQAEQALQQQQFTQAVLLADSAATLQPDHPAILFFKGRVYAHMRLLNESDSLYRLVARRAPTYPGLWHNLANNAARRGQFRKAITLFRQELAQRPNALSWRGIGRAYLELGKPDSARLAFETALAYDSTYAEAWLDLAELYEDEGRYAEALQAARRAWKLAPQSLVARYRLGNLLRLTGKPAQARPLLEAVVQEAPWHQAAHYSLGRVLHQLGETEAARRMLERAEALRALQARVEQAELLVANTPRDPYAYATLGSLLRRLGQYQEALYAYQVAHFLEPGNLEFLNNMAILHLLMGREDQAIALLERAVRRDTTFVDGWINLGILHARQGNREAARHAWERALRLAPDRPEPRRYLAGLETDTP; this is translated from the coding sequence ATGAGAAAGCATAACCGAATCGGATGGGGGGGAGGGCTGATCGTTCTGCTGCTGACTGCAGGGGCATGTCGCCCGGTTCCTTCCGCTTATCTTCCGCTTCAGCCCCGGGCGCAGGCGCTGTTGAACCAGGCAGAACAAGCGTTGCAGCAGCAACAGTTCACGCAGGCTGTTCTCCTGGCCGACAGTGCCGCAACGCTTCAACCCGATCATCCAGCTATTCTGTTCTTCAAAGGGCGCGTCTACGCGCACATGCGGCTGCTCAACGAATCCGATAGCCTCTACCGGCTAGTAGCCCGACGGGCACCCACTTATCCAGGTCTCTGGCACAACCTGGCCAACAATGCGGCCCGCCGGGGGCAGTTTCGGAAAGCGATTACGCTTTTCAGGCAGGAACTGGCGCAGCGTCCCAATGCGCTTTCGTGGCGCGGTATCGGCCGGGCCTATCTGGAACTGGGAAAGCCCGACAGTGCGCGGCTTGCTTTTGAAACCGCCCTGGCGTACGACAGCACCTACGCCGAAGCCTGGCTTGACCTGGCCGAACTATACGAAGACGAAGGACGCTATGCCGAAGCGCTCCAGGCTGCCCGTCGCGCCTGGAAACTGGCACCGCAGAGTCTGGTGGCACGCTATCGGCTGGGCAACCTGCTCCGGCTAACCGGAAAGCCAGCGCAGGCGCGTCCGCTGCTTGAAGCCGTGGTGCAGGAGGCCCCCTGGCATCAGGCGGCCCATTACAGCCTGGGACGCGTGTTGCACCAACTGGGGGAGACGGAAGCTGCCCGCCGCATGCTGGAACGGGCGGAAGCGCTGCGTGCCCTTCAGGCCCGCGTGGAGCAGGCAGAGCTGCTGGTAGCGAACACGCCTCGCGATCCGTATGCCTATGCCACGCTGGGATCGCTGCTGCGACGGCTGGGCCAGTATCAGGAGGCGCTCTACGCCTATCAGGTAGCCCATTTTCTGGAGCCAGGCAATCTGGAGTTTCTGAATAACATGGCTATTCTGCATCTTCTGATGGGCCGCGAAGACCAGGCTATTGCCCTGCTGGAGCGCGCTGTGAGACGCGACACAACGTTTGTCGATGGATGGATCAATCTGGGCATTCTGCATGCCCGGCAGGGAAACCGGGAAGCTGCCCGGCACGCCTGGGAGCGGGCGCTTCGGTTGGCCCCCGATCGCCCCGAACCCCGGCGTTACTTAGCAGGGCTTGAAACAGACACCCCATAA
- a CDS encoding 3-keto-disaccharide hydrolase, with translation MSRIGNLGIVLLGVWMLGCGPSRSDVATRQTAAADTSDGWIVLFDGTSLDAWRGYRSETIPPCWQIAEDGTLHCTGEGSGDLITRAQFGDFVLELEWKVAPGGNSGIMYRVTEEYEAPWMSGPEYQVLDNAGHPNGNDPKTSAGACYALYPTDPQAVRPAGAWNQARIVVDGTHVEHWLNGQKVVEYELGSADWNARVAASKFRAYPNFGKASEGHIALQNHGDPVWYRNIRIRPLR, from the coding sequence ATGAGTCGTATAGGCAACCTGGGAATTGTGCTGCTGGGCGTCTGGATGCTGGGCTGCGGACCTTCTCGCTCCGACGTAGCGACCAGGCAAACGGCCGCAGCCGACACATCTGATGGCTGGATCGTCCTGTTTGATGGAACCAGCCTGGACGCCTGGCGCGGCTACCGAAGCGAGACGATCCCGCCCTGCTGGCAGATAGCAGAAGACGGGACGTTGCACTGCACCGGCGAAGGCAGTGGAGATCTAATCACCAGGGCGCAGTTCGGGGATTTTGTGCTGGAGCTGGAATGGAAGGTTGCGCCCGGTGGCAACAGCGGCATTATGTATCGGGTGACTGAGGAATACGAGGCGCCGTGGATGAGTGGACCGGAGTATCAGGTGCTGGACAATGCGGGCCATCCAAACGGCAACGACCCAAAGACAAGTGCCGGGGCCTGCTATGCGCTCTATCCGACCGATCCGCAGGCCGTCCGACCAGCCGGAGCATGGAACCAGGCGCGCATTGTTGTGGACGGCACGCACGTAGAACACTGGCTCAATGGCCAGAAAGTGGTCGAATATGAGCTGGGCAGTGCCGACTGGAACGCCCGTGTGGCAGCCAGCAAGTTTCGGGCTTACCCGAATTTCGGCAAAGCATCCGAAGGACACATTGCGCTGCAAAATCATGGCGATCCGGTCTGGTATCGCAACATCCGGATTCGTCCGCTACGCTGA
- a CDS encoding sugar phosphate isomerase/epimerase family protein, producing the protein MTRRDFLQQASALLVAGFGQKLAGRTAAMPWFRISLAQWSLHRTIFSGKLDALDFPVVARQMFGLEAVEYVNQFFFDRARDRAYLRELKRRAEGEGVRSLLIMCDREGRLGDPDPKKRRQAVENHYKWVEAARFLGCHSIRVNAASEGSYEEQQKLAADGLRRLTEFAAAHGLNVLVENHGGLSSNGAWLAGLIRLVDHPRCGTLPDFGNWRIDATTRYDPYQGLAELMPFAKGVSAKSYDFDDEGNETRLDYVRLLRIVQAAGYRGYIGIEYEGNRLDEPSGIRATKRLLERVRTLLAEETQKDPKNR; encoded by the coding sequence ATGACCCGACGGGACTTTCTGCAGCAGGCTTCGGCGTTGCTGGTCGCCGGCTTCGGTCAGAAGTTGGCCGGCAGGACAGCGGCAATGCCCTGGTTCCGGATTTCCCTGGCCCAGTGGTCGCTGCACCGCACCATTTTTAGCGGAAAGCTGGACGCGCTCGACTTTCCCGTGGTGGCCCGCCAGATGTTTGGCCTGGAAGCAGTCGAATATGTCAATCAGTTCTTTTTCGACCGGGCACGTGACCGGGCCTATCTCCGGGAACTGAAGCGACGGGCCGAGGGCGAAGGCGTGCGCAGCCTGCTGATCATGTGCGACCGGGAAGGGCGCCTGGGAGACCCGGATCCGAAGAAACGCCGCCAGGCTGTCGAAAACCATTACAAATGGGTAGAAGCTGCCCGCTTTCTGGGCTGCCATTCCATTCGGGTCAACGCCGCCAGCGAAGGCAGCTATGAGGAGCAGCAAAAGCTGGCGGCCGATGGATTGCGTCGATTGACCGAATTCGCCGCCGCGCATGGGCTGAACGTGCTCGTAGAAAATCACGGCGGGCTGTCAAGCAACGGTGCCTGGCTGGCAGGCCTCATCCGCCTGGTAGATCATCCTCGATGCGGGACGCTGCCGGACTTCGGCAACTGGCGCATCGACGCCACCACCCGGTACGATCCCTATCAGGGACTGGCCGAGCTGATGCCGTTTGCGAAAGGGGTAAGTGCCAAGTCGTACGACTTCGACGACGAAGGCAACGAGACGCGGTTGGATTACGTGCGGTTGCTGCGCATCGTGCAGGCAGCAGGCTATCGCGGCTACATTGGCATTGAGTACGAAGGGAATCGATTGGATGAACCCAGCGGCATTCGGGCAACCAAAAGGCTGCTGGAGCGCGTGCGCACCCTGCTGGCCGAAGAAACCCAAAAAGACCCCAAAAACCGATGA
- a CDS encoding GMC oxidoreductase yields MKKRVFVARPPEVYDAIVVGSGISGGWAAKELCELGLKTLVLERGRPVTHGKDYITEHMPPWQTPFRGLEDRRRMLEDHFIQMQAGPVNEYNIHFFINDRENPYTYDPDKPFLWIRGDQVGGRSIMWGRQSYRWSDLDFEANAREGIAIDWPIRYKDIAPWYDYVERFAGISGQAEGLPQLPDGQFLPPMPMNCVEQYVKERIERAFPGRKMTIGRSAVLTVPHNGRGACHYCGPCSRGCTPGAYFCSLSSTLPAAQATGNLTLRPNSIVHSVIYDEEKDRAVGVRVIDRETREMLEFYGRIIFLCASTLGTTQILLNSKTRRFPNGLGNSSGVLGHYLMDHHFKVGAVAEFPGFEDKYYVGNRPNGIYIPRFRNLGDRASRHPDFLRGYGYQGGASRGSWWRGAEMDGFGASLKQALRDPGPWRMGLTGFGEMLPRYENYVELDPEVTDAWGIPVLRIHCTLSENELKMREDMANAAAEMLEAAGGKNVRPFIDDYKPGEGIHEMGTARMGRDPKTSVLNAYNQMHDVPNVFVTDGACMTSSACQNPSLTYMALTARAAHYAVEQLKKGNL; encoded by the coding sequence ATGAAGAAGCGCGTGTTCGTGGCGCGTCCGCCGGAGGTGTATGATGCCATTGTGGTCGGTTCTGGCATTTCAGGAGGTTGGGCCGCCAAAGAACTCTGCGAACTGGGGCTGAAGACGCTGGTTCTGGAACGCGGCCGGCCGGTTACGCACGGTAAGGACTACATTACCGAGCACATGCCGCCCTGGCAGACGCCTTTTCGGGGATTGGAAGATCGCAGGCGAATGCTCGAAGACCACTTTATTCAAATGCAGGCAGGTCCCGTCAATGAGTACAACATTCACTTTTTCATTAACGACCGGGAAAATCCTTATACCTACGATCCCGACAAGCCCTTTCTATGGATTCGAGGCGATCAGGTGGGCGGTCGTTCTATCATGTGGGGACGCCAGAGCTACCGGTGGAGTGATCTGGATTTTGAAGCCAATGCGCGGGAAGGCATTGCCATCGACTGGCCAATCCGCTACAAAGACATCGCACCATGGTACGATTATGTCGAGCGTTTTGCAGGCATTAGTGGGCAGGCGGAAGGACTGCCGCAGCTCCCCGATGGGCAGTTTCTGCCCCCGATGCCCATGAACTGCGTAGAGCAATATGTCAAAGAGCGCATTGAAAGGGCTTTCCCGGGGCGCAAAATGACCATTGGGCGGAGTGCCGTCCTGACGGTACCCCATAATGGACGAGGCGCCTGTCACTACTGCGGGCCGTGCAGCCGGGGGTGCACGCCCGGCGCATATTTTTGCAGCCTGAGCAGCACGCTCCCGGCGGCTCAGGCGACCGGCAATCTCACCCTGCGTCCCAACAGCATCGTGCACAGCGTGATTTACGACGAAGAAAAAGACCGAGCAGTGGGGGTGCGGGTGATTGACCGAGAGACCCGAGAAATGCTGGAGTTCTATGGACGAATCATTTTTCTGTGCGCCTCCACGCTGGGGACCACGCAGATCTTGCTCAATTCAAAGACGCGCCGTTTCCCGAACGGTCTGGGCAATTCGAGCGGCGTGCTGGGCCACTATCTCATGGATCACCATTTCAAGGTAGGAGCAGTGGCTGAATTCCCGGGATTTGAAGACAAATACTACGTTGGAAATCGGCCCAATGGTATTTACATCCCGCGGTTCCGCAACCTGGGAGACCGGGCTTCGCGGCACCCAGACTTTTTGCGAGGATATGGTTATCAGGGAGGAGCCAGCCGGGGAAGCTGGTGGCGCGGGGCCGAAATGGATGGCTTTGGCGCGTCGCTTAAGCAAGCATTGCGCGATCCAGGACCCTGGCGTATGGGGCTGACGGGCTTTGGCGAGATGTTGCCGCGCTATGAAAACTATGTGGAGCTGGATCCAGAAGTAACCGATGCCTGGGGCATTCCGGTGCTGCGCATCCACTGCACGCTGAGTGAGAACGAGCTGAAAATGCGGGAGGATATGGCCAATGCAGCGGCCGAAATGCTGGAGGCTGCCGGTGGGAAAAACGTGCGGCCTTTCATCGACGACTATAAGCCCGGCGAAGGGATTCACGAGATGGGAACGGCTCGCATGGGACGGGACCCGAAGACGTCGGTGCTGAACGCATACAACCAGATGCACGACGTGCCAAATGTGTTCGTAACCGATGGGGCCTGCATGACCTCGTCGGCCTGCCAGAATCCATCGCTTACGTACATGGCACTGACAGCGCGAGCAGCGCACTACGCTGTTGAACAGCTTAAGAAAGGCAATCTGTAA